A genome region from Patescibacteria group bacterium includes the following:
- a CDS encoding GNAT family N-acetyltransferase, whose translation MRQKYTFKKATANDFKPFYVFFKQSIHSQFPQYSIKTQEYFFKKEYDPVSLSARLKNHNIVIYLACANQKVVGYLVVGVYVGGVCLIIWIAVDSKHQGQGIASKLLELCETDLKKKGVHKLHLWTDQKNVNFYKNRGYKLLGKIAENYYGSDDYFFYKSLQKSKESNFLKYPKL comes from the coding sequence ATGAGACAGAAATATACATTTAAAAAAGCAACTGCCAATGATTTCAAGCCATTTTATGTATTTTTCAAGCAAAGCATTCACTCTCAATTCCCGCAATATTCAATCAAAACCCAAGAGTACTTTTTTAAAAAAGAATACGATCCGGTCTCCTTGTCCGCGCGTCTTAAAAATCATAACATCGTTATTTATTTGGCTTGTGCCAACCAAAAAGTGGTAGGCTATCTTGTTGTTGGCGTTTATGTCGGCGGCGTATGTTTGATTATTTGGATCGCAGTGGATTCAAAACACCAAGGTCAGGGGATTGCAAGTAAGCTTTTAGAATTATGTGAGACCGATTTAAAGAAGAAAGGCGTGCACAAGCTTCACCTTTGGACCGATCAGAAGAATGTAAACTTTTATAAAAATAGAGGATACAAATTGCTAGGTAAAATAGCAGAGAATTATTATGGCAGCGATGATTACTTCTTTTATAAATCTCTGCAAAAATCCAAAGAAAGTAATTTTTTGAAATATCCGAAATTGTAA